The Chionomys nivalis chromosome 10, mChiNiv1.1, whole genome shotgun sequence genome segment TTACTATTTTCTCACCCTCCTCCTTCAGCGCCAGGTATCAACTTTGGATTTTATCGTGTGCGAAGGCttgattttaaaaactgctgtCTGAACACTGGAGATGTAGCTTGGTGATAAAGCACTTTCCTGGCGTTTGTGAGGTcataggttcaattcctagtaccgcaaaacaaaacaaccacaaaattattgTTTGAGTAATTGGCATgagtttcacaaaaaaaaaaaaaaattaaatgagggaggctggagtgatggctcagcagctaagaatacttactgctcttccagaggacctaggttcagttcctggaacacatgtggcagcttacaaccatccataactctagttccaggggacctgatcccctcttctgacctctgagggtacacttgatacacatgcatatataaaataaaaataaataaaactttgtgggggaggggttttgagacaaggtttctctattgtagacccagctgtcctggaactccactctgtagtccaggctggcctcaaactgagagatccacctgcctctgcctcctgggattaaaggcgtgcgccaccactggttggctaaaagtaaataaaacattgaagcagaggcaggtggatggatctctgaggccagcctggtctacagagtgagttctaggatttccagggctacacaggaaaaaaaaaaaaaaaactgtgtcaaaaataaataaatataaaaaataaataaataaaattaaaggaaaaatttaaatcatTAAATGAATTTGGCTTGGGAGCAGGACAAAATGTCTAATGATTGCTGAAATAGCCCTAAACATAAATCTGCCATTTTGTACCACCTAGTCATGCAAAGTTAGCATTCTCAGCAACGACGATTATAAAGTCAGAATATTGATCCACTTTGAAAAATGTAGCCACCACACTTGCTACCTCACGATACTTCGCtggttcctccctctttcctttctgccaccGCCATGCCATCCAGACTGAGGAAGACCCGGAAACTCCGGGGCCACGTGAGCCACGGCCATGGCCGCATCGGTAAACACCGCAAGCATCCAGGAGGACGCGGGAACGCTggaggcatgcatcatcacaggATCAACTTCGACAAATATCATCCAGGTTACTTCGGGAAAGTTGGGATGAGGCATTACCACTTAAAGAGGAACCAGAGCTTCTGCCCGACTGTCAATCTGGATAAACTGTGGACGCTGGTCAGTGAGCGGACTCGGGTCAACGCTGCCAAGAACAAGACTGGAGTTGCTCCCATCATTGATGTCGTGCAATCGGGCTACTACAAAgttctggggaagggaaagctccCTAAGCAGCCTGTCATTGTGAAAGCCAAATTTTTCAGcagaagagctgaagagaagaTAAAGGGTGTTGGAGGTGCCTGTGTTCTGGTGGCTTGAAGCCACTCAGGGAGGCCAATTAAATGCTAACactttccaaaaaaagaaaaagaaaaagaaaaatgtagatgtTCTACCTCCTGAAATTGCAGCTACTCAGCCAAGCTAAAACTCTCAGGGGCTGGGGatctagctcagttggtagagtgcttgcctcatgGGCACAAAGCCCCAGAGTCCCGAGCACCAAATAAGAGGCCACAGTGGAGcaccccgcacttgggaggcggaagcAGCGGAAGTCAGGCGTTCAAAGTCATTTTTGGCTACGTGACTTTTGGCTCTCTGGCAGGTTCAAAGCTGGTTTGAGCTACATAAGACATGAGACTCTCCCTTACCCTCCCCCAAATTAATTTTTTCTGGgtatggtgacatacacctttgatttcagtgcttaggaggcagaggcaggtggatctccctgagtttgaggcaaaaCTTGCACTacttgcaagttcaaggccagcccggggTACATAGTGGAAACCTGCCTTaaacagttattttaaaaataaatgagcacaTCCACCTCATTAGTATGGAATTTCCCATCATCTTTAATAAATGCTAAAATTATGTGTgtaccaaaaaattattttaaaatcaatttctctgtggtttatcTTTAGAAAATGATTTGTATATCTATTTTGTGTACCGATATACCTAGAGTCACGTAAAAATTTCCTAGGTGAAATGGAGTCACAAGTGGGAAAAATTAAGAAGCCCAATCTAGAGAAATGTTGACACTGATCAAGAAGTGACGTGGGATTGTGACACCCAAGTCCCTGGTCGGTCGGGAGTACAGCTCTGAGCTTCAAAGGGCTGGGTTCAGCACCCCGCCCTTCCTATCTTCTGGCTCCTTCCCTTCCTCGCCTTCATTCTCTGATATGGGCCCTGGCATGGGGCCAGCAGATGACTTTAACAGGAGGTCAGCTGATTGTCATCAGCCCTTGGATAGCATGCTTGTCTTTCATCTAAGGAGAGCTGGAAGCAACTTGTCTCTAGCTGCTCCCACGCTGTGACACCCCAGCTGTTTTCTAGCTTAAAATCATAAATTTTCTGATCCCCAAACATTCTTCGAGGTCTATTAGGTGTGAATGGAgttggatcatctcagtcagcagccttgaagctgttctgaatactggatcacctgggccatttTTATTGGTGTCTGAAATTATATAAACTTACGAATCTGTTTAATACATACGTATCTGtattaatacaaatataaacTGTGTGCCATACACCAGTCAGTCAAAGATGATTTGTTATGTGTGTGAGCAGTAAAATACACATCATGTGTCTTTAGTTACTTTAGGTTATTTTCCCACGTCTGTAGTCAGGGTTTCAGAGGGTCTTCCTGTATcgaatctgattttttttaacctggaaTAAATTCACAGCcttttcatttcctgtagaaGTAAAAACATAACCTCTCCCCCAAAATAACATATATTTTCACTTAAATTttggtgatttatttatttttactttatgtgcattgatacCTTGCGAGTGTCAGATCCCCCGGAGGtagagttaaaggcagttgtgagctgccatgtgggtgctgggaattgaacagcggtcctctggaagaactgttagtgctcttaatcattgagccatctctccagttccttgagTTAAATTTTGAAgcaaagatacttttaaaatatataagttggTTTAATCTAGCAGTTTTTATAATCAGATGCCTCTTAGCAGTTACTATTTGCTTATTGACAGTCAACAAatctaaagacaacacaataaaatagaatccagactttctgtgtatttcctATCTTTATGCGACTTACAGTTttcttattattctcttcacTTTTTAAggacttcattattttttaaatcatttttttaaaaatctgtgacTGTTTctaccctctctcttctctctcccaaggctGTGCACATTCTTTCAAACACACTGTGCTCCATTCAGAGGGCTTTTGTCTGAATCCATCCTCACTGTGTATCCCTAACCCTTTCTGTCCATATGAGCAAAGACCCTAAATCCACCACGCGGTGCACAGCTGGGAGACACCTCTCTGGGAGACCCTCTCTGTATCCCGGCCTGTGTGAGGCTGCCAGAATCCACCATGCTGCAGCTCAAGCCCACACATTGCAGACAGGGGACACGTCTTTGTACTGTCACCCGCACGAGAGGCATG includes the following:
- the LOC130882979 gene encoding 60S ribosomal protein L27a-like, with translation MPSRLRKTRKLRGHVSHGHGRIGKHRKHPGGRGNAGGMHHHRINFDKYHPGYFGKVGMRHYHLKRNQSFCPTVNLDKLWTLVSERTRVNAAKNKTGVAPIIDVVQSGYYKVLGKGKLPKQPVIVKAKFFSRRAEEKIKGVGGACVLVA